DNA sequence from the Hippoglossus stenolepis isolate QCI-W04-F060 chromosome 17, HSTE1.2, whole genome shotgun sequence genome:
CTCTTGTGTTATATGAGGAACGTGTTTAGttttactttagtaaaagtttcacaaaaaacacatcctCGATGTTTTGTCTCATCGGCTCCACACTATCGTCAGGATCCGGACTTTGAAAAGATGAGAAACTGAGTCTGTTGTGAAGAAGGAACCAAACAAACTGTCTCTCCAGCGGAGGAGGATCACTGCTCACATCTGATTCAAAGAGCTTTCACAGTTTCTCAACTAACGTCAGATTGATCCTTGcaagttttttaaatgtgcgtGAACCTGCTAGTGAGAGCTGATAACTTATGAACAGGTAAGAACTCAGACTGTCAGAGAGGCTCCACatccctgctcctctgtgttccACGGatcctctgcctccttctgtGCCGATGAACAAAGAGGTTTAATGAGAGAAGAAGCGTCTGAAGCCGGCGACTCAGCTTCAGCTCTGAAGTTCCGTCGCTCTGTCTTTGTAATGAAGAACAGGCTCATTCCAGCGGCGCCGCTCCGCCAGGTAGCAGCGAGACACATTTAGCTCTGCACAGATCAATGAAGTATTCATTCAGCGCGGAGACGAGCACGGCATGAAAggcctttttctcttttgacaTATCGTTGCAGAGTCTCGTGATCTGAATACAAATGAGGAGGGGAAACACCCAGGGAATGGATTAACGTCGGGTAGTGAAATGACGATGAGGACTATGTTCTGGAGGGTTCATGATGGTGACCCAGAAACTTAGAATGAATCTGTAATAACAGAATCATAAGTTCACGTGATGTGAAGCTGTTCAGGTTTTCAGAAAGAGAAACGACCCATTTCGAGAACGAacctaaagatggacgacacgtcgTTATcctgaagccaaaatatcaagCGCTGATGACGTCTGCACTCTGGTGATCGAGGGGTGGAGCCGTGCACACTCTCGACCAATCACCAGTCAGACTCAGGTGTCAATCATGATATCTCaggttgtttttatatcatcaaataactgattaaaaccaaactgatccgaaacatgaacacaaacatctactggatgtttagtttggttcatgtcccatctgctaacatggaggatgcagggtttgacctatactgcattcagacaccagggggcgatcaagaagctttggcttcacctttgggagccgtcatgtcgtccttCTTCTTAAAGAGTCCGTTGTTTAGGACATATGGATAAAATCTAATTTACATTTAGATGTTTATAGCATTCATAGTCACTTGAGAACTTTAGTAGTTtgtaatgatgttttttatttaatcaaactaATCTTTAACGACATAAATGACCAGTCAGAAATCAGAAACAGGGATTTGCAGCTTACGGACACGTTGTGTGAAGGCGACTTCCAGTGCTCGTTGCTACTGGTTCGCTGGGTCTCGTGAGATCGCTGCTGCTGTCGTGCTCTGGCCCACTTAGACTCTCGTGCTCCAGCTGCTTCTCAAAGCGTCCACAGGCTCCCAGAGATTCACGGGTTCCTgcggtggagctgcaggattcTCCAACCGGCGTCTCCTGGGACAGACGAGGCAGCCGCAGTGAACAGGAGACACAGAATACTGTAATTAGGATTTAATAATAGAAACGATTAACCTTATTTACCGTGCAGAAAGAAACAAGAACGAAAGATTTCAACAAGATAATTAGAGGAAGTTAAAgactctgggtgtgtgtgtgtgtgtgtgtgtgtgtgtgtgtgtgtgtgtgtgtgtgtgtgtgtgtgtgtgtgtgtgtgtgtgtgtgtgtgtgttcaggcgGAACCAACAGAGCTTCTTCTGCAGATCTGAGTGTTCGAGAAGAAAGATGCATAATTTACTGAGTTTTACTGCAGCCTGCTTCCAGAAACCTTAGAGtaactgcagtgtgtgtctgtgtgtgtgtgtgtgtgtgtgtgtgtgtgtgtgtgtgtgtgtgtgtgtgtgtgtgttcctctgtggtGAGCTGTGATTTTCTCGTCGGCTCTGACATGTTGCTCCGTGTTAAAGGAAACGTACGATGTTCTTTTCAGTCTTTCTTTCTGAACATTGGAGCATGAACTCATTTCATTACACGGTTTCTCCTTTAAAAGATCTTCTCACCCGTGAACGTCTCTTGTTATTGTTACGTCTCTGTCTTCTAGCAGAGATCATGTTCGATGTGTGTGAAGGTGAAGCAGGTGTAGATCAttacagcctctctctctctctctctccctctccctctctctctctctctccctctcaggaTGTCGATCGTCAGCATCGTTGCCAGGGAGATCTTGGACTCCCGGGGAAACCCCACTGTGGAAGTGGACCTTCACACAGAGAAAGGTGAGCGTCGATGAGCTAAACATCagagggagaaacaaaacatctgCTCAGATTCATCATCTCCATTCAAAGCTCGGCAATGCAAGAGCACacgtgttattattattattattagtaaaaCGTTTGTCGGCTGTAAAGGTCGAATGACATAAAATAACTTTCATTTGACCAAATTCAATCAATTCTCAGTTGAGGgaaatttaaagatttaatataaTCGATCAAAAAATCTACTCTAATACTTCTAAAAGCATCATTTCAAACCGGTGATGACAGAGAAGTGGATCAATCTTTCCTCTTGATTTAAGTGAGTGTGATAGTTGAGTGAATATCGgacacagagcccaacagaatgaatcCCCCCCacgtggctgcagggggcgctgttgatcGGTCACAGCTACGTAGCGTCCCTTTAAACCTTTTCCCCTGGTCCTTGTGTTTCAGGTCTGTTCAGGGCGGCCGTGCCCAGCGGAGCATCCACAGGTATCTACGAAGCTCTGGAGCTCCGAGATGGAGACAAGAGTCGCTACAAGGGCAAAGGTACGGAGACAAATCAACAACGTGGACAATGGACATTTAGATTCTTTGGAAACATCTGCATCTGTAGTTCCAGCTGCTCCTTTGAGATTTCTTATCTGTTGGAAGTTgctgtttgtggttttatattTGGGATTTTCAGGGATGGAAGGAAGATGAAAACCCAAAACATGAAGGTGTTTGCAGATCTCCAGTTAATTCTCGAGGTTATTGGtttaagacaaagaaaagaagactCTCACTGCAGTTTCTTCTCTTCTAGCTGCTGCAGGATTTtaatttctctctgtttctgacTGATTCCTTCATTTGCCCCCTGCAGGTGTTTTGAAGGCCGTCGGCCACATCAACGATAGTCTGGCTCCAGCTCTTATCGCCTCTGTAAGTTCAGTCTCTATAAACTGTTTCCTCACGTGAACGTGTAGAATCTGTATTTGAGGGACGAGGTTTCAAAACTCCAACGTCCTTTTAGAGACATCTGGGACGTTGTATTCATGTCTCTTTACTTGTCCACAGTCAGATTAAATCAGTTTGTATCTGTCAGGAGACATCGATGCAGTCGATCAATGTGCAGATGACAATCACATCTGGATAAACAGGAAGCTGCGACAACCAGATAAAGGCTCCGCTGTCAGAGATGCtggagacaagtgtgtgtgtgtgtgtgtgtgtgtgtgtgtgcgtgtgtgtgtgtgtgtgtgtgtgtgtgtgtgtgtgtgtgtgtgaggctgtgaataatgatgataatgtgtctgtgagataaaaaaaatgtgagcgTGAGGGAGGATAATTGAatgaggcatgtgtgtgtgtgtgtgtgtgtgtgtgtgtgtgtgtgtgtgtgtgtgtgtgtgtgtgtgtgtttgtgtgatgttgtACAACAGTATGATTCAGATATCAGCAGCAGTGCAACATGGGTATTTTTCCTCTACAGCAGATGAACCACTGTGATCGGTCTGTTGGGAAAAAACAGCCGAGTGTTACATCAGAGTCTACATGaacttgcgtgtgtgtgtgtgtgtgtgtgtgtgtgtgtgtgtgtgtgtgtgtgtgtgtgtgtgtgtgtgtgtgtgtgtgtgtgtgtgtgtgtgtgtgtgtgtgtgtgcgcgacgCGAGTCCCGTCCAAACACCTGCttaaccaatcaggagtcagtctcagctgtcaatcatgacgtctcagcctgtttttacatcatcaaataactaatattataattcaaaccaaacttgaGCTTTGATTTTTTTGGTTAACGTGTAAATTGATGACACGTAACCACCACACGCATGTTGTGTTGACCGTGACCCGACAGCCTGACGTGGGTCACATgatgggtttgtgtgtttgtgtgtctgtgtgtctgcagggcaTCAGCGTTGcggagcaggagcagctggaCAACATGATGATCGAGTTGGACGGCACGGAAAACAAATGTgagtcagaaaacaaacatcgaCATGAATACAGACGCCGAGCAAACTCAGAGTCTTGCTCCAGACACGTTTTAGCAAACTCACGTCCTCAATAAATAAAGGCTGCGTTCACGTCTCCACACTTCAGCTGCACACTAATCGTTTCAGGCAGCAAAGCAAACAGCTCAGAAACTAATGGTGTTAGAAGAAATTAATTTGATCCAGAACATGAAGCCTGTCAGAATAAACTGCAGCCGAGTTTAATTCACTTTAACTGATTTACACAGACGAGCTTCGAGAACGCAGCGCCACAAATTAAACACTATTCActcttcttatttttattattttacaatcaCACTAACACATTTGATCCCAGTTTATAAAGTGAAGTaagaaaaaggaagagagcAGGTCTTCAAACAACTACGTTAAAAACTATACTCGTgttgtatatttgtttaaatgtgtgatacttctgcaaaaaaaattttaaatttGAAGCTCAAGTAAAAAGAAACCAAACCTGTGttataaagaaagttaaatcaaactgaatctaaaataaagagcaaaaataaagttcaaataaatgactaaatagtttttttctaaatgcagAGAGAGGGCGTACCGAGTgttacatcacttcctgtcccttCTTGTGTCAAACAGCTCAGTTTGGGGCCAACGCCATCCTGGGAGTGTCTCTGGCCATCTGCAAGGCCGGTGCAGCGGAGAAAGACGTCCCCCTGTACCGCCACATAGCCGACCTGGCTGGAAACACAGAGCTGGTGCTGCCGGTTCCTGTAAGAGACAAACTCACAACAGCTACACACATGAACCATCTGCAGCAGAGATAAAGGTTTTTAGTCTCGTATTAACtcctttcctctgtttcctcctcaggcCTTTAACGTTATAAATGGAGGATCTCATGCTGGAAACAAACTGGCCATGCAGGAGTTCATGGTTCTGCCCGTCGGAGCCGAATCTTTCAAGTAAGAATTCATCTTTCAAACCCTTTCACAAACGTGTAGAATTGTATTTCTTCTTACCCTTGCGCTGTCTGCCAGGGAGGCGTTGAGGATAGGATCAGAGCTGTACCACACACTGAAGGGAGTGATCCAGGAGAAATATGGTCAGGACGCCACCAACGTGGGAGACGAGGGCGGCTTCGCTCCCAACATCCTGGAGAACAGCGAGGGTGAGGAGCCTGTGTTACCTTCACCGAGGAGGTTACATGTTCACCTCTGTCTCTACAAAGCTCAATCATCTTCCATCACCTCCATCCTGTGTTTCCTTGTGTCTCCTCACCCTCCAGCTCTGGATCTGCTGCAGACCGCCATCGAGAAGGCCGGCTTCACGGACAAGGTGGTGGTCGGGATGGACGTCGCCGCCTCAGAGTTCTACCGCGATGGCAAATACGACCTGGACTTCAAATCCCCACCAGACCCCGAGAGACACATCAGCGCGGAGGAGCTGGCCGACATCTACCAGGGCTTTGTCAACAACTACCCAGGTGGAGGAGTTTTATCTCTTCATCTCCAGGTAGACATTCTGCTGTTGGCTCATTTTAACTCTGTCcgtctcctgtcctcctcccagTGGTGTCCATCGAGGACCCGTTTGACCAGGACGACTGGGAGGCCTGGTCCCGTCTCACCGCTCGAGTGGGGATCCAGGTTGTCGGCGACGACCTGACGGTGACCAACCCCAAGAGGATAGAGAAAGCTGCCGAGGAGCGAGCCTGCAACTGCCTGCTGCTCAAAGTCAACCAGATCGGCTCCGTCACCGAGGCCATACAAGCGTACGTATTCGACCTTGGACTGGCCGAAGAAGGTCGTCCATCTTGGCTGAGACGATACAGATACAGAGACACAGCTGCTCTCAGTCACACATCTGgagacacgtacacacacacacacacacagacacgcacatcAGTTGTTCCCTGTCAGCCATGTTGACCTCGTGCCACAGATGAGCTGCGTCAAACAACCTTCGAGACGATAAATTaacaacaggaagtggcagCAGGTTTTTTAGTGTGAAGattagctgtcaatcaaaagCAGCCGACCAGCAcggttgtgtacatgtgtctcACGGTTGTTTATGTCTTTGCGGGGACGATGTGTACTTGTAAATCTCGAGGTAAACCAGACGTCACTCTGGTTGTTGCGAAGCCATCAGtcatgaagatgatgaagaggaggatgaaggaggggCTGAGACAGATGAAGTGATTCCTGTAACACGCGTCTTCATCTTCATGTGGTTAGCGGGTCAACGTGTCACATGAGTTATGAATAAACCACAATCTGATTAACATACTATCTAACAGCTACGGAAGATAATTAGGGCcgaacagaagaaaacatgtcagcttcagtttgtattttaagaataaagtcGACACGTTGAGATTAAACTTAGAATTTTAAGATTTAAactatatttataataaactaTATGATGCCTTCTTTTTTTACAACCACTcgagtcgccctctgctggtcatttaagagaatacaggtttcagggaCCTTCACTTTACCGACTTGGAGTCCACGTCCATTCTTATAAATATATTCTGTggagaaactgagacttttgtaaacgatgacgcccacgttctcttcctgattggttctcaccAGTCACgtgactcgacgaccagcggtgaacacaaagcgtcgctcACACTTCCTGTCGGTAACGGTTCCACCTCGTCCCTGCTCTTTGTCTCTCAGGTGCAAACTGGCTCAGGCCAACGGGTGGGGCGTGATGGTCAGCCATCGCTCCGGAGAGACGGAGGACACCTTCATCGCCGACCTGGTGGTGGGACTGTGCACcggacaggtacacacacacacacacacacacacacacacacacacacacacacattaatggtTCTCAAGCTCTTTCTGCCATCGTCTGTATAGAAGACAAAGTTTCCTGACCTGCCCCATCAGGTCAGGGATTTGACCCCGGTCCTGAATGACGGGTGAAGAGAGTCGGTGATATCTTGAGTGATTTGGACCACAGTGTCCTCACAAccatagaaaacacacagacaccccgCTCATGTTGACCTACTTTCCTTTTCTGGACCTAAACCACAACTGTCTCCACCACATGATTCACGTATCAGACAAAAGCTTCAGATCATCAGGACAGAAAATCTGATTCTACACGTGACGACGTCGCTGAtgattctctctctgttgcagATCAAGACCGGCGCCCCCTGCAGATCTGAGCGACTGGCCAAGTACAACCAGCTGATGAGGTCAGTGGTCGGCTCTGGAATCAGAAAGTCTGggagtaaaatgtatttttcagtcTCAAAGACACTGAGtctgatttaaaaatcaattttcCTTTGTTTGGTATTTGCCAATTCGGGCGGCAGCTGAGCCACAACCAGGCTCCTCGGGTCTTAGTGTTTAGCATCGGGAGCTAATTGACATGACAGGCAACAGCAGCGCTGACGTCATCCGATGTGTCCGAGCCAgtcagaggcaggaggaggaagaggaggaggaggaggaggaggaggaggaggaggatcagcTCAGCGGTGTAATCCCATCGGACTGCTGAGGAGAcgcagagaggtggagggtggAGAGACTTACAGGAGCTTTAACTAGCGATAAACGCTAATCACTGCAGTCaagtgcacacagacacacacacacacacacagtaagtagTTATTCATAGTCTACACCAGGAAGTTGTCATCAAATCCCCATGAAATCAAAAGATGTGGAGCCAAATAGAATAAACTACAAACCtttgactgaaaacaaagatggacgacgcttctccacctcctccttcgATCCAGAAATGATCCAAAAGATCCCGGAgtcgaacgctgccatcttgtgcactTGGAGTCAGACACCAGCTCTCAaaccaggaagtggagacacgacGTGGACAGAGAACATGGAGGCCAGGCTGTTCCgtgcttcctcctccaccagagAAACGTCAGAGCCTCAGAACGATGAATGTGGTCAAAACTTCGTGTTTGTCTTTCGTTAGCATCTCGAAATACAACAGACGTCTTCTTTGACTTTAGCCAGAGGGGCTGGTGGGACGTGGTGTGAGGACGGAGCTCGTCCATTAATCAGGAGCTTTGAGCATTTTTCATCGCAGTCGTTTCCAGAGCTGATAAAATGTGTGTTCAACTTAAAATGAAGAACTCTCTCAACCCACTTTGAATAATTTCCCTTtactcttctcttcttctacaTCTTCTCTCCATCGTCCTCcctgcttctccttctcttcgtcttcctcttcgtcttcaTCTTGTCTTCCCCTCTCACACATCGTCCCTTCTCTtcgtctcctctcttctctgcaggATCGAGGAGGAGTTGGGCGACCAGGCTCGCTTCGCAGGCCATAACTTCAGGAACCCCAGTGCACTGTGAAAACCGACAGATGGACGGATgaatgactcacacacacactcacagacacacactcacagacacacactcacagacacgaCAAACAGGGAATGAGCCATGTACAAAGAAagattcattaaaaaacacacaagctaaAGAgccaagcaaaaaaaaagacaaagataaaaTATGCACTGGACTTTAAATGTGTAGGAAGAcgatgctgcacacacacacacacacacatgcacagtcgGCAGATGCAACACACGCTCACGCACATGCAGGGGAATATTATGAACATATAACATTTCTAAGCCAGACATGCACTGTTACTGTAGTTTTAACGAGGACAGAGCTGCAAAGATCCCGATTATTGTTGTAAGAGCGGAGACGAGCAGAGAAATGATAGAATCCTGTGAAGTGAAGCACGTGACTGGGTTAGGACGATGCCTCTGCAGAAACACGACTCGGCCGTTTCCGACCGAGtgaaaactacacaaacaccCGAACACGTGTGTCCTCCGTGTCCACCTCTGTCCTGGACACTGAGACACCTgcactcctccacctctctcctcctctctctctcctcgtctacTTTTCCTCCCGTCGAGTCggattctgtttttcttcctgatGTGATTTTGATTA
Encoded proteins:
- the LOC118124644 gene encoding gamma-enolase: MSIVSIVAREILDSRGNPTVEVDLHTEKGLFRAAVPSGASTGIYEALELRDGDKSRYKGKGVLKAVGHINDSLAPALIASGISVAEQEQLDNMMIELDGTENKSQFGANAILGVSLAICKAGAAEKDVPLYRHIADLAGNTELVLPVPAFNVINGGSHAGNKLAMQEFMVLPVGAESFKEALRIGSELYHTLKGVIQEKYGQDATNVGDEGGFAPNILENSEALDLLQTAIEKAGFTDKVVVGMDVAASEFYRDGKYDLDFKSPPDPERHISAEELADIYQGFVNNYPVVSIEDPFDQDDWEAWSRLTARVGIQVVGDDLTVTNPKRIEKAAEERACNCLLLKVNQIGSVTEAIQACKLAQANGWGVMVSHRSGETEDTFIADLVVGLCTGQIKTGAPCRSERLAKYNQLMRIEEELGDQARFAGHNFRNPSAL